The Plasmodium yoelii strain 17X genome assembly, chromosome: 8 genome includes a region encoding these proteins:
- a CDS encoding kinesin-5, putative — MLRSSYQNDKNSCVNIKVIVRCRPLNEKEKNDINNEEVVKINNNEVILTINRNNEIYEKKYSFDYACDKNVDQKTLFNNYIFQIVDEVVEGFNCTLFCYGQTGTGKTYTMEGKILEHLKNNENKKVDLNDSINSDINYYYELCDNDDTGIIFRVAKRIFDILNNRKEKSIKRERGLYETYNYNDQNDNINIENKKKELKQSDITRFEKITDIYDREKRKDTNSPILSNRNKIIEEENKSANKNYNNINDMIMSNSNSSEKSSFDFSIKVSYLEIYNEELCDLLSPASETNHKLRIYEDISNKNKGLNVDKLEEKCINSFEEIYYIICSAIKKRRTAETAYNKKSSRSHSIFTITLIMKDLNNEGESITKIGKLNLVDLAGSENALKSSYGNIKIRQQECCNINQSLLTLGRVINALIENSSYIPYRDSKLTRLLQDSLGGKTKTFIVATISPSSLCIDETLSTLDYVFRAKNIKNRPEINVKTTRQLKIKDLNNEIEKLKNALNLNREKRGVYLDNEEYNNIQISLKKNKEVILEKEKILFEKSKKIKTLLNKMDYSDDIQNQVIQFLKHVLLKYKNIQSLYDIFINKIIEEKYVNKFLINQFNIIKNYYYDNIYLFEEKYKHISEIVTQNFDQINNQINNDNIFLNNTCNNSLHILLQIKNNIENNKNFFFKSIKEFEQLNNDLHSKKNDIFNFFLQSIDIIEKLDKNTLTIFENVKNKLLECKIKSNTTKSHKNCYDHLLVAQNLLKNENMTINDFFLYINKNVVLDSDHPGENQIKKENSQNEEKKTKVCTKEEGDNEKNDEKNDEKNDDNNDDNNNNDDGDDDDDDDETMSAIYQKDLKMLEKLIFNEEGIELVNKISKDLFKEKCNIKNIVEYIKNISELFHLFLKSSSLSFKKNIKEKEEFFLKEENKLKEIIQKYYEQYNTYEIKINEKKNQIIQNYKEKIKEDVNNFEQNVINEIKNVINKNITVLNEKVNNKIEELNNKLQEQVNINKHKELYTNSVKYMESFFNNYNKNYENYDKEYDNLINKSNNKINQYNELFQNVMSDINLQLKNNENKIKKNIINIITIYEHIINNNNKHANQINDYFDNYTNKYLIGKEQHYKNVSNKILQEKLYFENALKKYHIFIKNSNEHILTYNKEFLQNLNNCEENINQIVNKIIKENHFQNLTNLPDSIIENKLEIQNLDENIKNIRNKIKNNQTITTIDDINMINTKYIDDQNADNYLVIKNYTLKELENEVNLKNIDFKSLFEKINDNFDFINTENTSLKRAILSGEYNIWMNSSGSTTKEYKDISSLNPSTTTLHNSSVVNTTIGINNEKTKTENQNKLHGNINDKDFSLKSDGDIEKNNIKLLKDQTRKRNIITDNVHAHLNTHNNNRSGNNNDISNDNGIKLATKIAKLNSEKINPEKFAPNKNSPLLKRFKDDSYKNKNIKSFRKLED; from the exons ttgATTATGCTTGTGATAAAAATGTTGATCAAAAgacattatttaataattacaTTTTTCAAATCGTTGATGAG gtAGTAGAAGGGTTCAACTGCACATTATTTTGCTACGGACAAACCGGAACTGGAAAAACATATACCATGGAAGGAAAAATTCTAGAgcacttaaaaaataatgaaaataaaaaagtagaTTTAAACGATAGTATAAATAgtgatataaattattattacgaATTGtgtgataatgatgatactGGAATAATTTTTAGGGTAGCAAAAAGGATATTCGACATACTAAATAATAGAAAAgaaaaatcaataaaaagAGAAAGAGGATTATATGAaacttataattataatgatcaaaatgataatataaatattgaaaataaaaaaaaagaacttAAACAATCTGACATTACAAGATTTGAAAAAATTACAGATATATATGATagagaaaaaagaaaagataCAAATAGTCCTATCTTATCaaatagaaataaaataattgaagaagaaaataaatctgcaaataaaaattataataatattaatgatatgATTATGAGCAATAGTAATAGTAGTGAAAAAAGTAGTTTTGATTTTAGTATAAAAGTAAGttatttagaaatatataatgaagaaTTATGTGATTTATTAAGCCCAGCCTCTGAAACTAATCATAAATTAAGAATATATGAAGATAtctcaaataaaaataaaggtttaaatgtagataaattagAAGAGAAATgtataaattcatttgaagaaatatattatattatatgttctgcaataaaaaaaagacgaACTGCGGAAACAgcttataataaaaaatcaagTAGAAGTCATTCAATATTTACAATTACATTAATTATGAAAGATTTGAATAATGAAGGAGAAAGTATTACAAAAATTGGAAAACTTAATTTAGTTGATTTAGCAGGAAGTGAAAATGCATTAAAAAGTTCAtatggaaatataaaaataaggcAACAAGAATGTTGTAATATTAATCAATCTTTACTTACATTAGGTCGAGTTATAAATGCATTAATAGAAAATTCATCATATATACCATATAGAGATTCAAAATTAACAAGATTATTACAAGATTCTTTAGGTGGAAAAACTAAAACATTTATTGTTGCTACTATTTCTCCATCTTCTTTATGTATTGATGAAACATTAAGTACATTGGATTATGTCTTTAGagctaaaaatataaaaaatcgtCCCGAAATAAATGTTAAAACAACTAGgcaattaaaaataaaagatctaaataatgaaattgaaaaattaaaaaatgctcTAAATCTTAATCGTGAAAAAAGAGGTGTCTATCTTGATAAtgaagaatataataatattcaaatttctcttaaaaaaaataaagaagttattttagaaaaagaaaaaatattatttgaaaaaagtaaaaaaataaaaacgctattaaataaaatggatTATTCTGATGATATTCAAAATCAAGTTAttcaatttttaaaacatgttcttttaaaatataaaaatattcaatcattatatgatatatttattaataaaattattgaagaaaaatatgttaataaatttttaattaaccaatttaatattattaaaaattattattatgataatatttatttatttgaagaaaaatataaacatatttctGAAATCGTTACTCAAAATTTTGATCAAATTaataatcaaataaataatgataatatatttttaaataacacATGTAACAATTCATTACACATAttattacaaataaaaaataatattgaaaataataaaaattttttttttaaatctattAAAGAATTTGAGCaattaaataatgatttacattctaaaaaaaatgatatctttaatttttttttacaaagtATAGATATTATTGAAAAGTTGGATAAAAACACTTTAActatttttgaaaatgttaaaaataaattattagaatgtaaaataaaatcgaATACAACAAAAAGtcataaaaattgttatgaTCATTTATTAGTTGctcaaaatttattaaaaaatgaaaatatgactattaatgatttttttctttatattaacaaaaacGTTGTCTTAGATTCTGATCACCCAGGTGAaaatcaaattaaaaaagaaaattcacaaaatgaagaaaaaaagacaaaagtGTGTACAAAAGAAGAGGgtgataatgaaaaaaatgatgaaaaaaatgatgaaaaaaatgatgataataatgatgataacaATAACAATGATGATggtgatgatgatgatgatgatgatgaaacCATGTCTGCTATTTATcaaaaagatttaaaaatgttGGAAAAGCTCATTTTCAATGAAGAAGGCATCGAATtagtaaataaaatatcaaaagATTTGTTCAAagaaaaatgtaatattaaaaatattgttgaatatattaaaaatataagtgaattatttcatctttttttaaaatcatcaagtttatcttttaaaaaaaatattaaagaaaaagaagaattttttttaaaagaagaaaataaattaaaagaaataattcaaaaatattatgaacaatataatacatatgaaataaaaattaatgaaaaaaaaaatcaaattatacaaaattataaagaaaaaataaaggaagacgttaataattttgaacaaaatgttataaacgaaataaaaaatgtaataaataaaaatattacagttttaaatgaaaaagtaaataataaaattgaagaacttaataataaattacaaGAACAGGTTAATATTAATAAGCATAAAGAATTATACACAAATTCTGTAAAATATATggaatcattttttaataattataataaaaattatgaaaattatgataaagaatatgataatttaattaataaatctaataataaaataaatcaatatAATGAATTGTTTCAAAATGTTATGTCTGATATAAAtttacaattaaaaaataatgaaaataaaattaaaaaaaatataataaatattattactatatatGAACAcatcataaataataataataaacatgCTAATCAAATTAATgattattttgataattatacaaataaatatttaattggaAAAGAAcaacattataaaaatgtgtcaaataaaattttacaggaaaaattatattttgaaaatgctctaaaaaaatatcatatttttattaaaaatagtaatgaacatattttaacatataataaagaattccttcaaaatttaaataattgtgaagaaaatataaatcaaattgtaaataaaattataaaagaaaatcattttcaaaatttaacAAACTTACCAGATTCTATAATTGAAAACAAACTTGAAATTCAAAATCtagatgaaaatattaaaaatatacgaaataaaattaaaaataaccaAACAATTACAACTAttgatgatataaatatgattaacacaaaatatatagatgATCAAAATGCTGATAATTATTTAGtcattaaaaattatactctaaaagaattagaaaatgaagttaatttgaaaaatattgattttaaatctttatttgaaaaaataaatgataattttgattttattaatacaGAAAATACATCTCTTAAACGCGCAATATTGAGTGGCGAATACAACATATGGATGAATAGTAGCGGATCCACTACAAAGGAATATAAAGACATTTCTTCATTAAACCCTAGCACAACCACACTACACAATTCAAGCGTGGTTAACACAACGATTGGAATAAATAACGAAAAAACTAAAACAGAAAATCAAAACAAATTACatggaaatataaatgaCAAAGATTTCTCTCTTAAATCTGATGgtgatattgaaaaaaataatatcaaaCTATTAAAAGACCAAActagaaaaagaaatataattaCTGATAATGTGCATGCTCATTTGAATACGCACAATAATAATCGGAgtggaaataataatgatattagCAATGATAATGGCATAAAGTTGGCAACTAAAATTGCAAAGTTAAACAGCGAAAAAATAAACCCTGAAAAATTTGCACCAAATAAAAACTCACCATTACTTAAGCGTTTTAAGGATGATTcctacaaaaataaaaacataaaatcgTTTCGAAAATTAGAagattaa
- a CDS encoding DNA replication complex GINS protein, putative has translation MTDVFSIFKKKANKRTQLRKPSNTKKIKKNNIFMNEKSRRKAYASNNTSLNYYDNKNINNNTASEYNYINNDKTNNKESNIVLVDFPKLPIKNIESCEDVYNIFYIRDQYLIGNKDITINNEHLILLETILDKLDAAINEMNTDEIYSKKKVLSSVYEKIYNLYTSFKNIKNVFPQLSNAYDCFRSNIVFIQGKQFKKNYVYDNIINIYTHLQNSELQQDNIETISETLYINDKPLSTASFVNKNMVPQNEYIEYLPMKFNPHFLELNKISINYLFEESINHIIWQKALDELIVVKALADIPYFDLSEVEGFDFKKMKSGQRQWYPLYIAKELSKEGLATVEFPFWFYLDNLKNIYKKEFEDLHELTDLPSPFFFEISSMFLENNSFKNSTPIESIGQRAPYKYILKVAAHIIHENLRLEKVRIIMFLFFYHRIIFKIGKNLCICHTYMCLCIDKHFSFRWA, from the exons atgacAGATGTTTTCTctatttttaagaaaaaagcAAATAAAAGAACACAATTAAGAAAACCGtctaatacaaaaaaaataaaaaaaaataatatttttatgaatgAAAAATCAAGAAGAAAAGCATATGCATCAAATAATACaagtttaaattattatgataataaaaatataaataacaatacTGCAAgtgaatataattatataaataatgataaaacaaataataaagaatctAATATTGTGTTAGTAGATTTTCCTAAATTACCAatcaaaaatatagaatCATGTGAAGATGtctataacatattttatattcgtGATCAATATTTAATTggaaataaagatataacaataaataatgaacatttaattttattagaaACTATTTTAGATAAATTAGATGCAGCTATAAATGAAATGAATACTGATGAAATctattctaaaaaaaaagtattatcaagtgtatatgaaaaaatatataatctaTATACTAGctttaaaaatatcaaaaatgttTTTCCACAACTGTCAAATGCATATGATTGTTTTAGAAGTAATATCGTATTTATACAAGGAAagcaatttaaaaaaaattatgtatatgataatataattaatatatatacacatttacAAAATAGTGAATTACAACAAGATAATATTGAAACAATAAGTgaaacattatatataaatgacaAACCTTTGTCAACAGCAtcttttgttaataaaaatatggttcctcaaaatgaatatatagaATATCTTCCTATGAAATTTAATCCTCATTTTttagaattaaataaaatttctatcaattatttatttgaagaATCtataaatcatattatttggCAAAAAGCATTAGATGAATTAATAGTTGTTAAAGCTTTGGCTGATATTCCATATTTCGACTTATCCGAAGTTGAAGGTtttgattttaaaaaaatgaaatctGGACAAAGACAATGGTATCCTTTATATATTGCTAAAGAATTAAGTAAAGAAGGATTAGCTACTGTTGAATTTCCTTTTTGGTTTTATcttgataatttaaaaaatatttataaaaaagaatttGAAGATTTGCATGAACTTACTGATCTTCCTAgcccttttttttttgaaatatctTCCATGTTTTTGGAAAAtaattcttttaaaaattctaCTCCTATTGAGAGCATTGGCCAACGAGCTCCTTACAAATACATTCTTAAGGTGGCAG CTCATATAATACATGAAAATTTACGGCTAGAAAAAGTAAGAATAATAAtgtttctctttttttatcataggataattttcaaaatagGAAAAAACTTATGCATTTGCCACACATATATGTGCTTATGTATAGACAAACATTTTTCATTTAGGTGGGCTTAa
- a CDS encoding cdc2-related protein kinase 4, putative: MDRILSKLVKNNELNIDQSLESENHDLGNKNETMNGKKKLSVNSETKGENTVKRTSLRKVKNEKDKLETSYLINTRSRENNKKNMPCKGIDKGKKNSNVRKSLPIKSNNTNPIENEENYITNDKNNNTKGLKYTILSYFRGNSNNNNSNTNNNSNSNSTNCEEDEENDKDNDNNDRADNELRNIRSSSDQQSQHDTEIINGKDIQINQRINTFDYELNQNNYLQMKNNIENNLMNYKKCKLDSLNVESYNMDSCKSNNMQNDEQNAEMVNSKLYGNNEYTNDDEISQIKETNILNNYNDIHPNMKNSIASIMDINNSSNNNLSKSRLKLSDLHTSKNCETSLLKSKNSIYKYKTGESDNKESVNNSMIRGMYHGIVDNQRYSNEDENHLNIGQLTNMGIIRNDRMSISHLGINSNVEENQLKNFESNTNRFEIVAKGSQNEHLYNYKERNKEYLDLMNVPFNRENNMNRDLLIRSLPNKNLLNECDEELFSNNLLNFENYFSYKLKKNINNNIINNICNMYENGENLDALVNNNRRKKNDNFSKNSNEDYGKLKFNTFFNVSNDYFESEKLFKRPKMKSKDTVVDKQNIDNISNGQTNENDNISTILMNHHDLLINKREKLIINNDVDNKDDEQNNNNNNDFWLTSHKEFFSKICKNPIELTNEEVEKLKEIINFGGVDGNYTVENMFNKYNETIDEEHILKEYVTDEKLKNFSLDLIDGFLYDKQSLYEKEMIENDKIFSRIHYNHKNADIKIDKLLNLFPRDFMKKYKIVKKLGEGVYGKVFKAESLEDSYLNFAVKVLRYFWPNFKYKFGSEEFAINEFNIMRILFHPNVVCLLDSFRVHTYRKNKIKSHRGQKTRCETLSAEYDFSFQRHRRMEKVQYSPSRETIERNNKYRNLVSKSCLTIEELEQNLVLNSFDKETTIQDKGNLYNTHTGKLDEMSTIFSNNNNCAKVLNYDEENNNLDNNKSNLLSSKTQRDIKRERSGDLFQYYPLKKKMKTSNYKNGKRNEAVKVMNKSIDKLKFRKHSKKLKKIENKNDDYIENWDLFLVIEKCDCSLNDILNKAKKKHFSFIQDIKKDTTKCLPSERIDLSYDHLHNYVKYVYLPLKKIENRYFYPDMPSLTEMQTKVIIYQMLQGINHFHKKFIIHRDIKPANTLIKNIQYLSDGLNDSKEWIVKIADFGLGVYDHFLKTETKDCNIITLQYRPPEILCNSTLYNYSVDIWSIGITMCECLLGFVPVTSKFESSVLFKILVFRGIPDQNFDNLLKKELVGELPKFKVDRIKMLEIIFTDIYGRRILNDKGLDLIDQFLSYDYKNRITANEALKHEWFEDVHLYLNEDLLNYYKRNGTYYF, translated from the coding sequence ATGGATAgaatattatcaaaattagttaaaaataatgaactAAATATAGATCAAAGTTTAGAAAGTGAAAATCATGATTTAGGCAATAAAAACGAAACTAtgaatggaaaaaaaaaattgtctgTGAATAGTGAAACGAAGGGTGAAAATACAGTTAAAAGGACATCTCTTAGGAaagttaaaaatgaaaaagacaAATTGGAAACATCATATTTAATTAACACACGAAGTAgagaaaataacaaaaaaaacatgcCTTGCAAAGGAATTgataaaggaaaaaaaaattctaatGTGAGGAAATCACTTCCCATTAAATCAAATAATACAAATCCTATTGAAAATGAGGAAAATTACATAACAAacgataaaaataacaatacaAAAGGTTtgaaatatacaattttaagCTATTTCAGAggtaatagtaataataataatagcaataCCAATAACAATAGCAATAGTAATAGCACTAATTGTGAGgaagatgaagaaaatgataaagacaatgataataatgacagAGCTGATAACGAACTCAGAAACATTCGATCAAGTAGTGATCAGCAAAGCCAACATGACacagaaataataaatggaaAAGACATTCAAATTAATCAAAGAATAAACACTTTCGATTATGAAttgaatcaaaataattacctacaaatgaaaaataatatagaaaacaATTTgatgaattataaaaaatgcaaattAGACAGCTTAAATGTTGAAAGTTATAATATGGATTCATGTAAATCTAATAATATGCAAAATGATGAACAAAATGCAGAAATGGTAAATAGCAAATTATATGGAAACAACGAATATACTAATGATGATGAAATTAGCCAAATAAAAGAAAcgaatatattaaataattataatgacaTACATccaaatatgaaaaatagtATTGCTAGCATTATGGATATTAATAATAgcagtaataataatttatctaAAAGTAGATTAAAATTAAGCGATTTGCATACATCAAAAAATTGTGAAACATCATTGTTAAAGAGCAAAAAttcaatatataaatacaaaactGGTGAATCTGATAATAAAGAATCTGTAAATAATTCTATGATTAGAGGAATGTATCATGGCATTGTAGATAACCAACGTTACAGTAATGAAGATGaaaatcatttaaatattgGTCAACTCACAAATATGGGAATTATAAGAAATGATAGAATGTCTATATCACATTTAGGAATAAATTCAAATGTTGAAGAAaatcaattaaaaaattttgaatcAAATACAAATAGATTTGAAATAGTTGCAAAAGGTAGCCAAAATGAGCATCTTTATAATTACAAAGAAagaaataaagaatatttagATTTAATGAATGTACCATTTAATagagaaaataatatgaacagAGATCTACTAATTCGATCGCTTCCAAATAagaatttattaaatgaatGTGATGAAGAATTATTTTCGAACAATTTactaaattttgaaaattatttttcttataaattaaaaaaaaatataaataataatataataaacaatatatgtaatatgtaTGAAAATGGAGAAAATCTTGATGCTTtagtaaataataataggagaaaaaaaaatgacaattTTAGTAAAAATAGTAATGAGGATTATGGTAAGCtaaaatttaatacattttttaatgtatcaaatgattattttgaaagtgaaaaattatttaaaagacCAAAAATGAAATCAAAGGATACGGTTGtagataaacaaaatatagaCAACATATCAAATGGTCAAACTAACGAAAATGATAACATTTCAACGATACTTATGAATCATCATgatttgttaataaataaaagagaaaaattaattataaataatgatgttgataataaagatgatgaacaaaataataataataataatgatttttGGTTAACTAGCCATAAGGAATTTTTTAgtaaaatttgtaaaaatcCAATAGAATTAACAAATGAAGAagttgaaaaattaaaagaaataataaattttggAGGTGTAGATGGTAATTATACAGTtgaaaatatgtttaataaatataatgaaactATTGATGAagaacatatattaaaagaatatGTAACAGatgaaaaacttaaaaatttCAGTCTTGATTTAATTGATGGGTTTTTATATGATAAACAATCTTTATATGAAAAAGAGATGattgaaaatgataaaatattttcacgtattcattataatcataaaaatgctgatataaaaatagacaaattattaaatttatttcctcgagattttatgaaaaaatataaaattgttaaaaaattagGAGAAGGTGTATATGGTAAGGTGTTTAAAGCAGAATCATTAGAAGATTCATATTTGAATTTTGCTGTTAAAGTATTACGATATTTTTGGccaaattttaaatataaatttggtTCCGAAGAATTTGCaataaatgaatttaatataatgcgtattttatttcatcctAATGTTGTTTGCTTATTAGATAGTTTTAGAGTTCATACTtatcgaaaaaataaaataaaaagccATCGAGGTCAGAAAACCAGATGTGAAACATTATCAGCAGAATATGATTTTAGTTTTCAAAGACATAGAAGAATGGAAAAGGTTCAATATTCACCATCAAGAGAAACTATtgaaagaaataataaatatcgAAATTTAGTATCTAAAAGTTGTTTAACAATAGAAGAGTTAGAACAAAATTTGGTTCTTAACAGTTTTGATAAGGAAACCACAATTCAAGATAAAGGAAATTTATACAATACTCATACTGGCAAACTTGATGAAATGTCTACTATTtttagtaacaataataattgtgcaaaagttttaaattatgatgaagaaaataataatttagataATAACAAAAGTAATCTTTTATCATCAAAAACCCAAAGAGATATAAAAAGAGAGCGAAGTGGTGatttatttcaatattatcctttgaaaaaaaaaatgaaaacatcaaattataaaaatggtaaacgTAATGAGGCAGTAAAAGTTATGAATAAAAGTATAGATAAACTAAAATTTCGAAAACAttctaaaaaattaaaaaaaattgaaaataaaaatgatgattaTATTGAAAATTGGGATTTATTTTTGGTTATAGAAAAATGTGATTGTAGtttaaatgatatattaaataaagcaaaaaaaaaacatttttcatttattcaagatataaaaaaagatacaACCAAATGTTTACCTTCTGAAAGAATAGACCTTTCTTATGATCATTTACAtaattatgtaaaatatgtatatttgccattaaaaaaaatagaaaatcgATACTTTTATCCTGATATGCCATCATTAACAGAAATGCAAAcaaaagttataatatatcaaatGTTACAAGGAATTAatcattttcataaaaaatttattatacacAGAGATATAAAACCTGCTAATACtctcataaaaaatatacaatatttatcTGATGGTCTTAATGATTCTAAAGAATGGATAGTTAAAATAGCAGATTTTGGTTTAGGTGTATAtgatcattttttaaaaacagaAACAAAAGAttgtaatattattacattaCAATATAGACCTCCTGAAATTTTATGCAATAGTACACTTTATAATTATTCAGTTGATATATGGTCTATTGGTATAACTATGTGTGAATGTTTATTAGGATTTGTTCCTGTTACATCTAAATTTGAATCTTCTGtcttatttaaaatattggTTTTTAGAGGAATACCAGATCAAAATTTTgacaatttattaaaaaaggaaCTTGTTGGAGAATTGCCAAAATTTAAAGTAGATCGAATTAAAATGTtagaaattatttttaccGATATATATGGTAGAAGAATTTTGAATGATAAAGGTCTTGATCTTATTGATCAATTTCTTAGttatgattataaaaatagaattACAGCAAATGAAGCTTTGAAACATGAATGGTTCGAAGATGTTCATTTATATCTGAACGAGGATCTCCTCAATTATTACAAGCGAAATGGAACATACTATTTTTAG